Genomic segment of Siniperca chuatsi isolate FFG_IHB_CAS linkage group LG16, ASM2008510v1, whole genome shotgun sequence:
CCAAAGTTACACATTGAATGTTGGTGTAATATGTTTTCAGTAGTGCCTTACCTCcatctaaaaacatttttcatcccTTCCATTACAAACTACCCTCAGTTATGTCAAAAATATTCTTTGTGAGTTACAAATATATGCTTTGCTTCAATCTTGCGTTGTTTATTTTCAAAGCCCGAGGTCCCACAAGACCCAGAGGAGGCTGCCCGCCTCCAGCAGTTACAGGCTGCAGCAGCGCAGTGGCAAcaggtgcagcagcagagagcaggCTTACAATACCAGGCTCTCATGCAACAACATGAAAAGCTTCAGCAGATCCTGGAACAATACCAACAGCTGATTCAGCAACCTGCAAACCTACAGGTAGGTAAATGGTAGTTACTttgactactactactgtatCTGGCTAGTTTTTTTCCTGGTCTTAAGATGACctgtggagaaaatgaaaggTGAAAAGAAAGCAGCTACACTGATCTCCTCCTGGTAGTCCTGAGTAGCCTGTAAACTAGTATGTTTAGTAGAACCAAAAGAGGATATTTGAGGCCCgtaagttttcatttttacaagtAATGTACAATGTCCTTTGTTGCAGTCAATGTCTGCTGAAATGCAGCTGAGGCACTATGAaatgcaacagcagcagttcaCTCCTTTGTTCCAAGACTGGGATCGCTCTTTCGTCCTGTGGCATGAGCAGTTCCAGACCTATCCCCACAAAGACCAACTACAGGACTATGAGCACCAATGGAAGCAGTGGCAGGAGCAGATGAACGCCACCAATGCCCACCTTCAAGAAAGGGTGGCCACTCTCACTGCCATGGTACCATTCACCTCAAGCCAGTATAGTAGTGGGATGATGGGACAGTATGGCCAGTACCCTGGACAAGACATGCAAATGCAGCAGCAGTCAGTAAAACCGGGTATGCAGCATTCCCCAGTTGCTGTTGGTCCCagaactcaaggtccactgccCGCTGGCTTTGGGGCACATTCAGAATCACCTGCTGGACCCCCTGTAAGAGGAGGTGGCCCTGCTGGCGTAGTCAGACCCCCAGGTCCCCCCACCATTCAGCCACCAAGCTTCAACAGCATTAGAGGTCCACGGTCAGTAGGGATTGTTTCGTactactgtgttttttgttttgttttttatttaaaaaaaagttacatttgagAATGggttttcaaaagaaaatgagagtATTTGAATTCAGGTGGGCTATTGAAATTGCATTACAGTACCTCATGCTTACAATAaatatgtattgttttatattgttagGCTGAGAGTCTGTAGAAGAAAGCATatcttaataataatgttttctcACAATTTCAGTTGTCCTACTGGTCCCAGTGGAAACCCTAGATTTGACCAGCCACAGCAGCGCTTTGATGGTCCCCCGAGGTTCGACCAACCACAGCAGCGTTTTGATGGTCCCCCGAGGTTCGACCAACCACAGCAGCGCTTTGATGGTCCCCCGAGGTTCGACCAACCACAGCAGCGCATTGATGGCCCCCCGAGGTTCGACCAACCACAGCAGCGCTTTGATGGCCCCCCTCGATTTGACCAACCACAGCAGCGCTTTGATTGCCCCCCTCGATTTGACCAACCAAGGCACCGCTTTGATGGTCCCCCCAGATTTGACCAACCACGGCAGCACTTTGATGGTCCCCCCAGATTTGACCAACCTCGTTTTGGGCAGCAGCCTCGGTTTGAGCAGCCCCCAAGGCACCCAGGCCCCCCGCCTCGTTTTGAACACCCTCCTGTGCCCCAACaaatacaacagcaaagtcCCCAACCTAAGGCAGAACCAGCCACTAAACAACCTGCCAGTATGGATTCCAAAACTCCAGGAAAATCATCTGGGCAACCAcagtctgaaaaagaaaaaagtgaatcTGAACCAGATAACCCTAAAGCCAATGCTGAGGACATGACAGATGACAACTTGCTTGGAAATGAGGGCTTTTTTGTCCAAAATGACCCCATTCCTCAGacattacaaacaaacacaaagcttaAAGAACCTGATGGCAATAATGCTTCTGACAATAATGAAAAACCCAAATCTGTTAACAACAAGCCTTCTGTAACTACTCCTTCACCTGTAGCATCAAAAAATAGTGCTGCTCAAAATCCCCTCAAACCAGATGGTccactgacaaacaaaaaaaccccactggtTCCAAAGCCCCCTGGAATCCAACAGGAGCCACAAGCTTCTGGCCAAATGCAGTCAAGACCAGATCCTCCAAGGCCTCCCCCTGTCAGGGGAAGAGGCCAGCCCCCTGTCCAAGTGCATGGACGAGGACGTGGGCAGAGGGGCTGTGGAGACTTCAGGGGACCAAACACTGTACCACTTGGGGAGAAGATGGGAGAAATGTCATATGATTACATGCCATCCGAAGAGGACTTGGGGGTGCCAGAAGAGCAGGAAGAGTATAACTGGCATGATCCTTCATATGAGGAGTGTGGTGGTGGGGAATCTGAAGTGCGCCCTGAAGAAATGTGGATGCCAGAGGAACATCACTTCTCAACAGAGGAAGAGTATTATGAAGAGCGAATAGGAGGGCCCCCTATGGGGAGAGGAGGCCCCCCAATGATGAGAGGAGGCCCCCCTATGGGCAGAGGTGGTCCTCCTATGGGCAGAGGTGGTCCACCTATGGGCAGAGGTGGTCCACCTATGTGCCGAGGTGGTCCTCCTATGGGCCGAGGCGGTCCACCTATGGGCCGAGGCGGTCCACCTATGGGCAGAGGTGGACCGCCTATGGGAAGAGGTGGACCGCCTATGGGAAGAGGGGGTCCCCCGATGGGAAGAGGGGGACCTCCTATGGGAAGAGGGGGACCTCCCATGGGAAGAGGGGGACCTCCCATGGGAAGAGGAGGACCTCCCATGGGAAGAGGAGAGCCAATGGACAGGCACTGGGAAGAACCTGAGtcagcagagtactcagaggaagGGGACCCTTACTGGGGAGAAAGGAGACCTCCAATGAGAGGCATGAGACCCCCGTTTCCACCTGGTCGCGGTCGTCCCCCACGTGGTCATCCTGGTTTTATGCACCAAGGAAGAGGACGCCCCCCACACCCAGCACATGGGCCAATGGATCATGAGCCATTAGGACATGAAATGGACACTGAAGATACCGAAATGGATCCAGCAAGGCACCCCATGTACCGTGGACATGGCCCTCATAACCATCCGATGCATCCTGATATAGGAAGAGGCAGGCATCGTgttccaccaccaccacctcacgAAATGATGGATTCTATGGAGGAACCATTGTACAAtgaagaaatggagagagaattAGGGTGGCAACCGCCACATGGCAGAGGCCCTCCTCTGCCTCCACGTGAGATAATAGATACGGGAGGAATGAGGAGGAGACCTGTGGGTCGAGGAATGGCTAGAGGCATGTGGCGGCCAGGTCAAACACATGAGGAATATGAAGAGGGATATAATGATGGTTACGTCGAGGATTATGGTCATGGGGAAGACGGGTATCGCTGGCGGCCACCACAGGACTATCCTCCTGACCCTCGACATGAGGCCAAGTACTATGAGTCTGAATGGGACAGAGAGCGTGCTCCTCCTGAGAGGGACTATCCCCCCCGCATGCCACCACCAGAGCCCTACAGAGATGGCCATTGGCTAGAGGaaagagaacgagagagaggtCACCCATATCCTTATGATGAGCATGACAGGGGAAGAGGAGAACTTAATATCCGTGAATACAGGGATGAGTCACCATACCGGCAGGAAGACCCACCATACCCACCACCCTCACCTTCAGAATGGGATAGGCCTTCAAGACTTCCTCCACCACAAGAGAGAGGTTATCCTGCTGACTATGAGGATCGAAGAGCCCGCTATGAAGAACACAGGGAAGAGCCCCCTTTGGATAGACCTCCACCTTTACCTTCAACTGCACCTGTGACAAACTTGCCAGAGAGCTCAGTTGATCCAGCAACACAAGGAACAAGCGGAGCGAATGTACTTGCTCTTTCCCAACGGCAGCATGAGATCATCTTGAAAGCTGCTCAAGAGCTTAAACTTATAAGGTAATTTCTAGACTTTCATCTTTGATTAATACATTACTGTATATGCTAGGTTCACACAAATTACATTCTGACTTATCTGTAGTGGAAACTAGCCATGCAGATtgcagtgttattattatttgcctAGGTTTTGAAATATCCACCTCTGAGATCATCACCCAGAAActgtggaggtgaatggaatatTTGTGGTGCTCTCTAGTTGCAGCTCTGTGCCATTTCACTAGTATATTACCTACTTTACTTTATGGTCAAATGGATTTTAGGGAACTTTTAGGTGAACCTAACTTCTATTCTTTTGGGTTTACAGGGAATTGCAGGAGGGGAAGACACCTGGTACTGAACCTCAGCCTGCGCCAACTGACATTCTGCCTGAGCTTCCTGCTGGTCTTCTCGGTTTGGAGATCCCACCAGAAGTCAGGAATGTTCTGAAGGTAATTTATATTCAGTTACACTTAGCTATTTTAGCCCCATTAGTAAGAGTGTATTGCTGTATGAATGCCAAGATCGTTTGGTTTTTCCCACAGGATGTTTTGAGACTGTGGTGGGTGGACCTTGGACCCTCTAGGGGGGTCCATGGGcatgggcttttttttttaagagttaaATGCATCAATCTGGTGGCGGGGGGGTATTGTAGAGGTGGGTATTGTTAGGATACTGACTGACTTGGAGTGAGAGATGCTTTGCTGAAGCAACGGTGCAAAACACACCGTTAGAGATCTTCTAAGTTATTATGAgttatgtaaaaatatttttgtttcattatgaAACTATGGCGTGTCGCCACAGTCTAGGTAATTAATGGGAAACACTGTCATTATGCAAGTTGATTCAAACCATGTTGGTCAAGTGGCATGTAAGGAGCAGCAGAACCATTAGGCAGACCTTTAACCTTTctatttttgatacattttcacaaattcggttttaattatatttttactttgcCATTTTATATATAACTATAACATAACAAATTTGTCATCCTTAGGGAATGACTGCATCTTCACAGACAGCTGTAACTGAACCTGTGTCTTGGGATACCAAGCCTGCTGCCACAGATTACCAGCCATCTCTCACTGCTGCACCCACACTTCCAGTGATTCCAAAGACTGTGGATTATGGGCATGGGCATGGTATGAGCGGCAAAGATGGACACATTTGATTTTAGCCGATGAAACCGGTTAAGTTTCAGGACTTTGTTGGTGACATTAACACTCAATGTTTCAGAGCCTGGAGCAACTGTTGAGCGGATCTCTTATGGTGAGAGAATTGTATTGCGGCCTGACCCAGTGCCGTCCGACAGGGGCTATGAAAAAGGTGAGTGTCAGTACTGTAAAGCTTATCTTTCTCTACTCAAACAGGGCTTGCTTTTGCAATTTTCTAACCATTGTTCATTGATGAACTATTTAATTCTCCTAGAACCTCTTGGTCCCAGAGATCCTTACAGCAGAGACCCATATTATGAAAGACGATCAGACCCTTACATGGACCGCCGGGATTACAGTAGAGAGAGGGAATTATACAGAGAAAAGCCTCCACCTGAATATGAAAGAGAAAGATTTGAGAGGGAGCGCTATCCcccaagagagagaaatgacagGTAACACGTTTCCTCTGTGGCTCTTAcaccctttttttccccaaactaTGGGGAAGTGCGCTGCTTCCGTACATATGTAATATTCTTttctatttgtctgtttttgattCAAGCACACAGTCAATGGTTGAAGAAAGGTACTATATCACATTGTGTCATACATTGTGATTAGTCATCAGTGTGTGCCAGTTTGAAACAAAAAATTCTGTTTATGAGCAAAAACGTAATAATGCTCCTCCTCTGTGTAGATCTCCACTGGCACCTCCTTTGCGCTCAggatacagggagagagaccgGGATCTTCGAGAGAGGGAGCGAAGTGACAGTCGTGATCGAGATGAACATTATGGAAGGCCTGGCTATGATAGACCTCCATACGAGCGTGCTGGACTCGACCGCAGTGGGCCTGAGCGTTACAGCCATAGCTCCTCACCTTACGGTATGTTCTGTTAACGAACGTGTATTCACATACTTCAGGTGTGTTTGCTAGAATTTCAGTGAAACTCTTCACATTTAAGTCACAAGTTTATTTCTCAGTTACTAAAATGAGCTTTGTTGCATTTAGAGGATATGGTTGAAAACAATCTTCAACCAAAGTAAATgtataataagaaaaaataatgcTATTTAGAGAAATACTTGAATTGCAAATAATATCATACAGTGGACAGAAGAAGTTACCCAGAGGACCGAGGGCCTCCCACTGTACCACCCCTCCCACCTCCACCTCAGCCACCCGCACGAGTCGAGAGGAAGCCAGAAATCAAGAATATCGACGATATCCTCAAACCACCTGGCAGATTATCTCGGCCTGAAAGGGTACTAATTACTTCTGCAATGTTTCTTGATGTAACAATATCACATTGTTAGTTGTACAATATTGAGTActtatttaaattatatattttaacagaTTGTCATCATAATGAGAGGGCTTCCAGGAAGCGGCAAAAGCCATGTTGCAAAGCTCATACGGGTGAGTGGAGTCATACCAGCAAAATCAAATTatagtgtaatatatatattatattataatgtaaCTGAACTTTAACAACaatatacaacaacaacaaaaagatgtAACAAAACATTACTGTCTTTTGTAACAAAGCAAATGGAAATATGAAAACTTTGCTTTTCAATCTTGTTGACATTATTAAGGATAAGGAAGTTGATTGTGGCGGTGCACCTCCAAGGGTTCTTGTTTTGGATGAGTATTTCATGACCGAGGTTGAGAAAGTTGAGAAAGACCCAGACACGGGGAGAAGGGTCAAAACCAAGGTGAGCAACAAAGTGGTGCTAAAATATAAAGTTGGAAATCAAATTCAGCATCAACTGGCAGATGTATAAACAATGTAATACAAAAGATCTGTCTTGCAGGTTCTTGAGTACGAGTATGAGCCAGAGATGGAGGATACCTACCGGAGCAGCATGCTTAAAACATTCAAGAAAACTCTGGATGACGGCTTTTTTCCCTTCATCATTTTAGACACTATTAATGACAGGGTTAAACATTTTGATCAGTTCTGGAGTGCAGCCAAAACGAAAGGCTTTGAGGTGAGTTGTATTCATGAATGAGTCCAAAATTAATTTCTCCAGTCGGCACTGTGCTAAagaggttttgtttttcttccttccagGTGTACCTGGCTGAAatcactgcagacacacagacttgCTCAAAGAGAAATGTCCATGGACGCACGCTGAAGGATATAATGAAGGTCTGTAAGATCAGTTAGCTCTCTCAGATTGATTTGTAATAAGAATAATGTCGATTAAAGCTCATCCATATAGCATACACGTCTTAATGGAGCATTCTGTACACAGATGTCCAACAACTGGGAGCCTTCACCGCGTCATATGGTGCGCTTGGATGTCCGGTCTCTGCTTCAGGATGCTGCTATAGAGGAGGTGAGGGCTTCAACACGTGACGGTTCTCATATTATTAAAGTCCTTATCAGTAACTGAGCTAAACTAACGTGCTTGTGTTATTAGGTTGAAATGGAAGACTTCAATCCCGATGACGAGCCTAAGGAACCCAAgcgagaggaggaagaagagggtgATCTGGTAGGACATGAAAAGCTTAAATTTATAGCCACATAGTTTTCTGATTCATTTCCACTTTATATTCCCATCTACCACATAAGGTTTATCCAGTAATTTATTATTAGCCATTAGTCTTTTaatcatattgttttgttttattgaccAGGTGAGTTTTAAACACGTAAAATTGTCAAATAGGTGAAATTCATGGAAAGTCATAGGTAAATTTGATCTAATCTGTTCTATGTAGTTAGATGTATATGTAGTAATTATCAGGTTTCCgaggaagagcagagaaaaTATAAGGGAACAAAATATTGTCATGACTGCCCTAAAATAAAGTTATAACTGCAACAGTCCATTAACTAAAGGAGCAGATGCAAGGGTTTctaattagattttgttttttgagcaTTTGCTCAGATTTCATTGTTAGATAGTTCATTTCGAAATAATTTTCATCTTTACATCAAGTTTTAAAATTCGTATGGTTGCTAAAGTACCACCATCAGGAAAAGTGTTCCCAAACTTAAGTCTACCTCATTGTGGATGAGACTGGACCATTCTACTAAGTTCAGACTTTCTGTCACGTTAATGTACATTGGtatcaaaagacagaaaataaaacaaaataaagattttaatcaaaaaggattaaaaaaacaagggGGGAAAAACTCACCCAAGTGTTGAAAACATGTCTATTAATCTGTTTTAAATGACTTGTGCAAAACGGTCTTATGCATAATTAATTGCTCATTAATTTTCATTATGAAATCACCACAAAGTTCAAAattcagatatttaaaaataataaatgaatgacatttatttttctgccatATTAATTTTACAAAGTTGCCTTTGATATGAAGGAAAATGTTTACAGTAGAATTTATAATCAGACACTAATATAATTACTTATCCAGCTCAAACGATGTTGTATAACTATTCTAGTGAAATTTGAACAAAACATagaaaagtgacatttaaacatttaaattaccTGTACTGTTGTTGATAAAATCAGAGGGGGGATCAGCACTAGGGACGGAGGGGAGGCAGCAGGGAGTTGAGGAGCCTGACTGCTTGTTTGGAAAAAGCTGTGACTGGTAGTCGTGGCCCGGATACTCCAGTACCTTCTGCCAGACT
This window contains:
- the ylpm1 gene encoding YLP motif-containing protein 1 isoform X3; translation: MYPSWGNFGGPQSQNYGGSGPRNVKQPGGGHTAPGAGFGGFEAPSSGSLFSSLQEQHLQQMQQLQMLHQKQLQSVLQHGNNANAYAGGHSGGHSGPSWHSGGSGHPDSGVGAQSYYKQDEISAQQGHPQPPPPPPQPQPNDPQPVPPPPEPPSLKSPENNGAPKSKEANKKHSSTTEDDKSLPLQEQQQLWYKQHLQNLQKLKQERAKQNQKEGDGPVPLPSVRQGVPPPPPSEPPKGIPPPPPPKEEPPAPPPPPEEVRRENVGKSPTFTDTPEVPQDPEEAARLQQLQAAAAQWQQVQQQRAGLQYQALMQQHEKLQQILEQYQQLIQQPANLQSMSAEMQLRHYEMQQQQFTPLFQDWDRSFVLWHEQFQTYPHKDQLQDYEHQWKQWQEQMNATNAHLQERVATLTAMVPFTSSQYSSGMMGQYGQYPGQDMQMQQQSVKPGMQHSPVAVGPRTQGPLPAGFGAHSESPAGPPVRGGGPAGVVRPPGPPTIQPPSFNSIRGPRCPTGPSGNPRFDQPQQRFDGPPRFDQPQQRFDGPPRFDQPQQRFDGPPRFDQPQQRIDGPPRFDQPQQRFDGPPRFDQPQQRFDCPPRFDQPRHRFDGPPRFDQPRQHFDGPPRFDQPRFGQQPRFEQPPRHPGPPPRFEHPPVPQQIQQQSPQPKAEPATKQPASMDSKTPGKSSGQPQSEKEKSESEPDNPKANAEDMTDDNLLGNEGFFVQNDPIPQTLQTNTKLKEPDGNNASDNNEKPKSVNNKPSVTTPSPVASKNSAAQNPLKPDGPLTNKKTPLVPKPPGIQQEPQASGQMQSRPDPPRPPPVRGRGQPPVQVHGRGRGQRGCGDFRGPNTVPLGEKMGEMSYDYMPSEEDLGVPEEQEEYNWHDPSYEECGGGESEVRPEEMWMPEEHHFSTEEEYYEERIGGPPMGRGGPPMMRGGPPMGRGGPPMGRGGPPMGRGGPPMCRGGPPMGRGGPPMGRGGPPMGRGGPPMGRGGPPMGRGGPPMGRGGPPMGRGGPPMGRGGPPMGRGGPPMGRGEPMDRHWEEPESAEYSEEGDPYWGERRPPMRGMRPPFPPGRGRPPRGHPGFMHQGRGRPPHPAHGPMDHEPLGHEMDTEDTEMDPARHPMYRGHGPHNHPMHPDIGRGRHRVPPPPPHEMMDSMEEPLYNEEMERELGWQPPHGRGPPLPPREIIDTGGMRRRPVGRGMARGMWRPGQTHEEYEEGYNDGYVEDYGHGEDGYRWRPPQDYPPDPRHEAKYYESEWDRERAPPERDYPPRMPPPEPYRDGHWLEERERERGHPYPYDEHDRGRGELNIREYRDESPYRQEDPPYPPPSPSEWDRPSRLPPPQERGYPADYEDRRARYEEHREEPPLDRPPPLPSTAPVTNLPESSVDPATQGTSGANVLALSQRQHEIILKAAQELKLIRELQEGKTPGTEPQPAPTDILPELPAGLLGLEIPPEVRNVLKGMTASSQTAVTEPVSWDTKPAATDYQPSLTAAPTLPVIPKTVDYGHGHEPGATVERISYGERIVLRPDPVPSDRGYEKEPLGPRDPYSRDPYYERRSDPYMDRRDYSRERELYREKPPPEYERERFERERYPPRERNDRSPLAPPLRSGYRERDRDLRERERSDSRDRDEHYGRPGYDRPPYERAGLDRSGPERYSHSSSPYVDRRSYPEDRGPPTVPPLPPPPQPPARVERKPEIKNIDDILKPPGRLSRPERIVIIMRGLPGSGKSHVAKLIRDKEVDCGGAPPRVLVLDEYFMTEVEKVEKDPDTGRRVKTKVLEYEYEPEMEDTYRSSMLKTFKKTLDDGFFPFIILDTINDRVKHFDQFWSAAKTKGFEVYLAEITADTQTCSKRNVHGRTLKDIMKMSNNWEPSPRHMVRLDVRSLLQDAAIEEVEMEDFNPDDEPKEPKREEEEEGDLGYIPKSKWEMDTSEAKLDKLDGLGSSGKRKREDMAGLDHYLQLPDDYATRMSQPGKKRVRWADLEEQKDADRKRAIGFVVGQTDWERITDESGKLAQRALNRTKYF
- the ylpm1 gene encoding YLP motif-containing protein 1 isoform X4; the protein is MYPSWGNFGGPQSQNYGGSGPRNVKQPGGGHTAPGAGFGGFEAPSSGSLFSSLQEQHLQQMQQLQMLHQKQLQSVLQHGNNANAYAGGHSGGHSGPSWHSGGSGHPDSGVGAQSYYKQDEISAQQGHPQPPPPPPQPQPNDPQPVPPPPEPPSLKSPENNGAPKSKEANKKHSSTTEDDKSLPLQEQQQLWYKQHLQNLQKLKQERAKQNQKEGDGPVPLPSVRQGVPPPPPSEPPKGIPPPPPPKEEPPAPPPPPEEVRPEVPQDPEEAARLQQLQAAAAQWQQVQQQRAGLQYQALMQQHEKLQQILEQYQQLIQQPANLQSMSAEMQLRHYEMQQQQFTPLFQDWDRSFVLWHEQFQTYPHKDQLQDYEHQWKQWQEQMNATNAHLQERVATLTAMVPFTSSQYSSGMMGQYGQYPGQDMQMQQQSVKPGMQHSPVAVGPRTQGPLPAGFGAHSESPAGPPVRGGGPAGVVRPPGPPTIQPPSFNSIRGPRCPTGPSGNPRFDQPQQRFDGPPRFDQPQQRFDGPPRFDQPQQRFDGPPRFDQPQQRIDGPPRFDQPQQRFDGPPRFDQPQQRFDCPPRFDQPRHRFDGPPRFDQPRQHFDGPPRFDQPRFGQQPRFEQPPRHPGPPPRFEHPPVPQQIQQQSPQPKAEPATKQPASMDSKTPGKSSGQPQSEKEKSESEPDNPKANAEDMTDDNLLGNEGFFVQNDPIPQTLQTNTKLKEPDGNNASDNNEKPKSVNNKPSVTTPSPVASKNSAAQNPLKPDGPLTNKKTPLVPKPPGIQQEPQASGQMQSRPDPPRPPPVRGRGQPPVQVHGRGRGQRGCGDFRGPNTVPLGEKMGEMSYDYMPSEEDLGVPEEQEEYNWHDPSYEECGGGESEVRPEEMWMPEEHHFSTEEEYYEERIGGPPMGRGGPPMMRGGPPMGRGGPPMGRGGPPMGRGGPPMCRGGPPMGRGGPPMGRGGPPMGRGGPPMGRGGPPMGRGGPPMGRGGPPMGRGGPPMGRGGPPMGRGGPPMGRGEPMDRHWEEPESAEYSEEGDPYWGERRPPMRGMRPPFPPGRGRPPRGHPGFMHQGRGRPPHPAHGPMDHEPLGHEMDTEDTEMDPARHPMYRGHGPHNHPMHPDIGRGRHRVPPPPPHEMMDSMEEPLYNEEMERELGWQPPHGRGPPLPPREIIDTGGMRRRPVGRGMARGMWRPGQTHEEYEEGYNDGYVEDYGHGEDGYRWRPPQDYPPDPRHEAKYYESEWDRERAPPERDYPPRMPPPEPYRDGHWLEERERERGHPYPYDEHDRGRGELNIREYRDESPYRQEDPPYPPPSPSEWDRPSRLPPPQERGYPADYEDRRARYEEHREEPPLDRPPPLPSTAPVTNLPESSVDPATQGTSGANVLALSQRQHEIILKAAQELKLIRELQEGKTPGTEPQPAPTDILPELPAGLLGLEIPPEVRNVLKGMTASSQTAVTEPVSWDTKPAATDYQPSLTAAPTLPVIPKTVDYGHGHEPGATVERISYGERIVLRPDPVPSDRGYEKEPLGPRDPYSRDPYYERRSDPYMDRRDYSRERELYREKPPPEYERERFERERYPPRERNDSTQSMVEERSPLAPPLRSGYRERDRDLRERERSDSRDRDEHYGRPGYDRPPYERAGLDRSGPERYSHSSSPYVDRRSYPEDRGPPTVPPLPPPPQPPARVERKPEIKNIDDILKPPGRLSRPERIVIIMRGLPGSGKSHVAKLIRDKEVDCGGAPPRVLVLDEYFMTEVEKVEKDPDTGRRVKTKVLEYEYEPEMEDTYRSSMLKTFKKTLDDGFFPFIILDTINDRVKHFDQFWSAAKTKGFEVYLAEITADTQTCSKRNVHGRTLKDIMKMSNNWEPSPRHMVRLDVRSLLQDAAIEEVEMEDFNPDDEPKEPKREEEEEGDLGYIPKSKWEMDTSEAKLDKLDGLGSSGKRKREDMAGLDHYLQLPDDYATRMSQPGKKRVRWADLEEQKDADRKRAIGFVVGQTDWERITDESGKLAQRALNRTKYF
- the ylpm1 gene encoding YLP motif-containing protein 1 isoform X7 — protein: MYPSWGNFGGPQSQNYGGSGPRNVKQPGGGHTAPGAGFGGFEAPSSGSLFSSLQEQHLQQMQQLQMLHQKQLQSVLQHGNNANAYAGGHSGGHSGPSWHSGGSGHPDSGVGAQSYYKQDEISAQQGHPQPPPPPPQPQPNDPQPVPPPPEPPSLKSPENNGAPKSKEANKKHSSTTEDDKSLPLQEQQQLWYKQHLQNLQKLKQERAKQNQKEGDGPVPLPSVRQGVPPPPPSEPPKGIPPPPPPKEEPPAPPPPPEEPEVPQDPEEAARLQQLQAAAAQWQQVQQQRAGLQYQALMQQHEKLQQILEQYQQLIQQPANLQSMSAEMQLRHYEMQQQQFTPLFQDWDRSFVLWHEQFQTYPHKDQLQDYEHQWKQWQEQMNATNAHLQERVATLTAMVPFTSSQYSSGMMGQYGQYPGQDMQMQQQSVKPGMQHSPVAVGPRTQGPLPAGFGAHSESPAGPPVRGGGPAGVVRPPGPPTIQPPSFNSIRGPRCPTGPSGNPRFDQPQQRFDGPPRFDQPQQRFDGPPRFDQPQQRFDGPPRFDQPQQRIDGPPRFDQPQQRFDGPPRFDQPQQRFDCPPRFDQPRHRFDGPPRFDQPRQHFDGPPRFDQPRFGQQPRFEQPPRHPGPPPRFEHPPVPQQIQQQSPQPKAEPATKQPASMDSKTPGKSSGQPQSEKEKSESEPDNPKANAEDMTDDNLLGNEGFFVQNDPIPQTLQTNTKLKEPDGNNASDNNEKPKSVNNKPSVTTPSPVASKNSAAQNPLKPDGPLTNKKTPLVPKPPGIQQEPQASGQMQSRPDPPRPPPVRGRGQPPVQVHGRGRGQRGCGDFRGPNTVPLGEKMGEMSYDYMPSEEDLGVPEEQEEYNWHDPSYEECGGGESEVRPEEMWMPEEHHFSTEEEYYEERIGGPPMGRGGPPMMRGGPPMGRGGPPMGRGGPPMGRGGPPMCRGGPPMGRGGPPMGRGGPPMGRGGPPMGRGGPPMGRGGPPMGRGGPPMGRGGPPMGRGGPPMGRGGPPMGRGEPMDRHWEEPESAEYSEEGDPYWGERRPPMRGMRPPFPPGRGRPPRGHPGFMHQGRGRPPHPAHGPMDHEPLGHEMDTEDTEMDPARHPMYRGHGPHNHPMHPDIGRGRHRVPPPPPHEMMDSMEEPLYNEEMERELGWQPPHGRGPPLPPREIIDTGGMRRRPVGRGMARGMWRPGQTHEEYEEGYNDGYVEDYGHGEDGYRWRPPQDYPPDPRHEAKYYESEWDRERAPPERDYPPRMPPPEPYRDGHWLEERERERGHPYPYDEHDRGRGELNIREYRDESPYRQEDPPYPPPSPSEWDRPSRLPPPQERGYPADYEDRRARYEEHREEPPLDRPPPLPSTAPVTNLPESSVDPATQGTSGANVLALSQRQHEIILKAAQELKLIRELQEGKTPGTEPQPAPTDILPELPAGLLGLEIPPEVRNVLKGMTASSQTAVTEPVSWDTKPAATDYQPSLTAAPTLPVIPKTVDYGHGHEPGATVERISYGERIVLRPDPVPSDRGYEKEPLGPRDPYSRDPYYERRSDPYMDRRDYSRERELYREKPPPEYERERFERERYPPRERNDRSPLAPPLRSGYRERDRDLRERERSDSRDRDEHYGRPGYDRPPYERAGLDRSGPERYSHSSSPYVDRRSYPEDRGPPTVPPLPPPPQPPARVERKPEIKNIDDILKPPGRLSRPERIVIIMRGLPGSGKSHVAKLIRDKEVDCGGAPPRVLVLDEYFMTEVEKVEKDPDTGRRVKTKVLEYEYEPEMEDTYRSSMLKTFKKTLDDGFFPFIILDTINDRVKHFDQFWSAAKTKGFEVYLAEITADTQTCSKRNVHGRTLKDIMKMSNNWEPSPRHMVRLDVRSLLQDAAIEEVEMEDFNPDDEPKEPKREEEEEGDLGYIPKSKWEMDTSEAKLDKLDGLGSSGKRKREDMAGLDHYLQLPDDYATRMSQPGKKRVRWADLEEQKDADRKRAIGFVVGQTDWERITDESGKLAQRALNRTKYF